A single genomic interval of Halorubrum aethiopicum harbors:
- a CDS encoding IS6 family transposase, which yields MLSFDRLSEDSGCIELDFLEREATPEPAMKLGIRLHLAGLSLSDTVSFLEKLGVDRHRTTVHRWVQKADLQPTDGADPNHVAVDETVIQLNSEQYWLYAAVDPDTNRLLHVRLYPTRTNAISSMFLSELREKHQVDDAVFLVDGAPWLQAACHRHGLRFQHVTHGNRNAVERVFREVKRRTNQFSNTFSHVEAKTAENWLQAFAFAWNQLI from the coding sequence ATGCTCTCGTTCGACCGCCTCAGCGAGGATAGCGGTTGTATCGAGTTAGATTTTCTGGAGCGAGAGGCGACACCCGAGCCAGCGATGAAGCTCGGTATCCGACTCCATTTGGCTGGGTTATCACTTTCGGATACCGTCTCATTTCTTGAAAAGTTGGGTGTCGATCGGCATCGAACCACCGTCCATCGGTGGGTACAGAAAGCCGACCTACAGCCGACAGACGGTGCCGATCCGAATCACGTTGCGGTCGATGAAACCGTGATTCAGCTCAATTCTGAACAATATTGGCTGTACGCTGCTGTCGATCCCGATACGAACCGCCTGCTCCACGTTCGGCTCTACCCGACGAGAACAAACGCGATCTCCTCGATGTTTCTCTCTGAATTGCGTGAGAAACATCAGGTGGACGACGCGGTCTTTCTCGTCGATGGTGCTCCGTGGTTACAGGCAGCCTGCCATCGTCACGGGCTCCGATTCCAACACGTCACACATGGGAATCGGAATGCCGTCGAACGTGTCTTTCGTGAAGTAAAACGCCGAACAAACCAATTCTCAAATACGTTTAGCCACGTCGAAGCGAAGACCGCCGAAAATTGGTTACAAGCGTTCGCCTTCGCATGGAATCAGCTTATCTAA
- a CDS encoding ABC transporter permease: MTEDGERGADSEGSRATDSEGSPSVGSGENRTRSRTATRGRLRIVGFDADHVRDRESLAERRERDGTPGESRGTPGESDDRANAEGVTNGAAAGRWRRGLRRFRRNRSAMVALAVVVAMALVSLLARPVEVFGVVVQPFALAPYDPTTILYLSVDPSVSPYDPPSARFPMGVDGAGRDLFSRVLVGGRYSISIGFVVVGLTATFGLAYGAVSGYYGGAVDEVMMRVVDVVFAFPGLVLALVVVATLGGGYWQLVLAFSLFGWAGYARLVRGEVLSIAERDYVLAAKAVGARDRGVIRRHVAPNALSPLVVLASLNVGSVVIGVAALGFLGLGMDPSTAEWGTMLDATRETLIQGPGGAIPWWATVYPGAAIFVFVLAMNVIGDGINDALDAREIGVARGASGGHGDPRDGGGNRESRGGEP, translated from the coding sequence ATGACTGAGGACGGAGAGCGCGGTGCCGACTCGGAGGGCAGCCGGGCGACCGACTCGGAGGGGAGCCCGTCGGTCGGATCGGGCGAGAACCGAACGCGAAGCCGGACCGCGACGCGGGGGCGGCTCCGGATCGTCGGGTTCGACGCGGACCACGTCCGCGACCGCGAGTCGCTCGCCGAGCGGCGCGAGAGGGACGGCACGCCCGGCGAAAGCCGGGGAACGCCCGGCGAGAGCGACGACCGCGCGAACGCAGAGGGAGTGACGAACGGCGCGGCAGCCGGCCGGTGGCGACGCGGGCTCCGGCGGTTCCGGCGGAACCGTTCGGCGATGGTCGCGCTCGCGGTCGTCGTCGCGATGGCGCTCGTCTCGCTTCTCGCGCGGCCCGTCGAGGTCTTCGGCGTGGTCGTCCAGCCGTTCGCGCTCGCGCCCTACGACCCGACGACGATCCTCTACCTCTCCGTGGACCCGAGCGTGAGCCCGTACGACCCGCCCTCGGCGCGGTTCCCGATGGGCGTCGACGGCGCGGGACGCGACCTGTTCTCGCGGGTCCTCGTCGGCGGGCGCTACAGCATCTCGATCGGGTTCGTGGTCGTCGGACTGACGGCGACGTTCGGGCTGGCCTACGGGGCGGTCTCGGGATACTACGGCGGGGCGGTCGACGAGGTCATGATGCGGGTCGTCGACGTGGTCTTCGCGTTCCCCGGCCTCGTGTTGGCGCTCGTCGTCGTCGCCACCCTCGGCGGGGGGTACTGGCAGCTGGTGCTCGCGTTCAGCCTCTTCGGGTGGGCCGGCTACGCCCGACTCGTCCGGGGTGAGGTGTTGTCGATCGCGGAGCGCGACTACGTGCTGGCGGCGAAGGCGGTCGGCGCGCGCGACCGCGGCGTCATCCGCCGACACGTGGCGCCGAACGCGCTGTCGCCGCTCGTCGTGTTGGCGTCGCTCAACGTCGGCAGCGTCGTGATCGGCGTCGCCGCGCTCGGCTTCCTCGGGCTCGGGATGGACCCGAGCACCGCCGAGTGGGGAACGATGCTCGACGCGACGCGCGAGACGCTGATCCAGGGGCCGGGCGGGGCGATCCCGTGGTGGGCGACGGTGTACCCCGGCGCGGCGATCTTCGTCTTCGTGCTGGCGATGAACGTGATCGGCGACGGGATCAACGACGCGCTCGACGCGCGCGAGATCGGCGTGGCCCGCGGGGCAAGCGGGGGCCACGGGGATCCGCGTGACGGCGGGGGGAACCGCGAGAGCCGGGGTGGCGAGCCGTGA
- a CDS encoding ABC transporter ATP-binding protein, with protein sequence MSDGDAGDASDAGEPVLRVEGVKTHYDSTGGFLDRLLGRSRRVRAVDGVDFELRAGETLGVVGESGCGKTTLGRSVLRLVEPTAGSVYHRGEDLTALSSAALRDRRKDLQYVFQDPLSSLDPRLTAGDVVGEPLDVHGLATGTERDARVRELLETVGLKPSHAARYPHEFSGGQRQRLGIARALAVDPEVIVCDEPVSALDASVQAQILNLLSDLQAEFGLAYVFIAHDLRVIEHVSDRVAVMYLGEFVERGPTEAVFEPPYHPYTEALLSAIPEPDPLWEGDGIRLEGTVPSPVDPPSGCRFHTRCPRLVPAAEYDLPGEVWRSLTDLKRRTREADGVASLTAVSPSGEAGGSPAGDDAVDPFDPTSPGDPTDSTSPADSTGPADPTEVPRETFDALVREEFGLPEPLPDADAEATVADAIGALHDHRIDEAAELLDAAFVSPCERHHPTEYQVGTDHGIACLRYDDGFDEETGTFADGAEPTGSEPTGSAE encoded by the coding sequence ATGAGTGACGGCGACGCCGGCGACGCCAGCGACGCCGGCGAACCGGTCCTCCGCGTCGAGGGCGTGAAGACGCACTACGACTCGACCGGCGGGTTCCTCGACCGGCTGCTCGGGCGGTCGCGGCGGGTGCGGGCGGTCGACGGCGTGGACTTCGAGCTTCGCGCGGGCGAGACGCTCGGCGTCGTCGGCGAGTCCGGCTGCGGGAAGACGACCCTCGGTCGGAGCGTGCTCCGGCTGGTCGAGCCGACGGCCGGCTCCGTGTATCACCGCGGCGAGGACCTGACGGCGCTGTCGAGCGCCGCGCTCCGCGACCGCCGGAAGGACCTCCAGTACGTCTTTCAGGACCCGCTCTCGAGTCTGGATCCCCGCCTCACCGCCGGCGACGTCGTCGGCGAGCCGCTCGACGTCCACGGGCTCGCGACGGGCACGGAGCGCGACGCGCGGGTCCGCGAGCTGTTGGAGACGGTCGGGCTGAAGCCGAGTCACGCCGCCCGGTACCCACACGAGTTCTCCGGCGGGCAGCGCCAGCGGCTCGGGATCGCCCGCGCGCTCGCGGTCGACCCCGAGGTGATCGTCTGTGACGAGCCGGTGAGCGCGCTCGACGCCAGCGTCCAGGCGCAGATCCTCAACCTCCTCTCGGACCTCCAGGCGGAGTTCGGGCTCGCGTACGTGTTCATCGCCCACGACCTGCGCGTGATCGAGCACGTCTCCGACCGGGTGGCCGTAATGTACCTCGGCGAGTTCGTCGAGCGCGGGCCGACCGAGGCGGTGTTCGAACCGCCGTACCACCCGTACACCGAGGCGCTGCTCTCCGCGATCCCCGAGCCCGACCCGCTGTGGGAGGGCGACGGGATCCGCCTCGAGGGGACGGTCCCGTCACCGGTCGATCCCCCCTCAGGCTGTCGGTTCCACACCCGGTGTCCGCGGCTCGTCCCGGCCGCCGAGTACGACCTCCCCGGGGAGGTCTGGCGCTCCCTGACGGACCTGAAACGTCGGACGAGGGAGGCCGACGGCGTGGCGTCCCTGACGGCGGTGAGCCCGTCGGGAGAGGCAGGCGGATCGCCGGCCGGAGACGACGCCGTCGATCCCTTCGATCCGACCAGTCCCGGCGATCCGACCGACTCCACCAGCCCGGCCGACTCGACCGGCCCGGCCGATCCGACCGAGGTCCCCCGGGAGACGTTCGACGCGCTGGTTCGCGAGGAGTTCGGCCTCCCCGAGCCGCTCCCGGACGCCGACGCGGAGGCGACCGTCGCCGACGCGATCGGCGCGCTCCACGACCACCGGATCGACGAGGCCGCGGAACTGCTCGACGCCGCGTTCGTCTCGCCCTGCGAGCGCCACCATCCGACGGAGTACCAGGTCGGCACGGACCACGGGATCGCGTGTCTCCGGTACGACGACGGGTTCGACGAGGAGACCGGAACGTTCGCTGACGGGGCGGAGCCGACCGGATCGGAGCCGACCGGGTCGGCGGAGTAG
- a CDS encoding ABC transporter ATP-binding protein, translated as MTALLEVEDLTVRFYTEEGVVTAVDGLSYRVEAAETFGVVGESGAGKSVAALSVLGLIDRPGRIEGGEVRFKGEDLLSMDESALRSVRGDEIGVVFQDARAALNPVYTVGEQIAETIEHHLGYDPAVAKARAIRLLDRVGIADPAARYSAYPHEFSGGMCQRATIAMALSCDPDLIIADEPTTALDVTVEARILDLLAELADEFDVAVQLITHDLGVIAGTCDRAMVMYAGEAVETAPVEELYYDPKHPYTAGLMSAIPRIGDDRDRLATIPGTMPDLIEVPSGCRFHPRCPFAEEACTRTHPSFVDPETGEAATLDDDRAAACLEYTEGLSGGLDYSVEVDGERGRGSGGPDAETERDAERDEGGLDE; from the coding sequence GTGACCGCCCTGCTCGAGGTCGAGGACCTGACGGTCCGCTTTTACACCGAGGAGGGCGTCGTGACCGCGGTCGACGGGCTCTCCTACCGGGTCGAGGCCGCGGAGACGTTCGGCGTCGTCGGGGAGAGCGGGGCGGGAAAGAGCGTGGCCGCGCTGTCGGTGCTCGGGCTGATCGACCGACCCGGACGGATCGAAGGCGGCGAGGTCCGGTTCAAGGGCGAGGACCTCCTGTCGATGGACGAGTCCGCGCTCCGGTCGGTCCGCGGCGACGAGATCGGCGTGGTCTTTCAGGACGCCCGCGCCGCGTTGAACCCCGTCTACACCGTCGGCGAGCAGATCGCCGAGACGATCGAACACCACCTGGGATACGATCCGGCGGTGGCGAAGGCGCGGGCGATACGCCTGCTCGACCGCGTCGGGATCGCCGATCCGGCGGCCCGATACTCGGCGTACCCCCACGAGTTCTCCGGCGGGATGTGTCAGCGCGCGACGATCGCGATGGCGCTGTCGTGCGATCCGGACCTGATAATCGCCGACGAGCCGACGACCGCCCTCGACGTCACCGTCGAGGCGCGGATCCTGGATCTGCTCGCCGAACTGGCCGACGAGTTCGACGTCGCCGTCCAGCTCATCACCCACGATCTCGGGGTGATCGCCGGGACCTGTGACCGGGCGATGGTGATGTACGCGGGCGAGGCCGTCGAGACGGCTCCGGTCGAGGAGCTGTACTACGACCCGAAACACCCGTACACCGCGGGCCTCATGAGCGCGATCCCGCGGATCGGCGACGACCGCGACCGGCTCGCGACGATCCCGGGGACGATGCCGGACCTGATCGAGGTCCCCTCCGGCTGTCGGTTCCACCCGCGGTGCCCCTTCGCCGAGGAGGCGTGTACCCGGACGCATCCCTCCTTCGTCGACCCCGAGACGGGCGAGGCGGCGACGCTCGACGACGACCGCGCGGCCGCCTGCCTCGAGTACACGGAGGGGCTCTCGGGCGGGCTGGACTACTCGGTGGAGGTCGACGGCGAGAGGGGGAGGGGGTCCGGCGGCCCGGACGCGGAGACGGAGAGGGACGCCGAACGCGACGAGGGTGGTCTCGATGAGTGA
- a CDS encoding zinc-dependent alcohol dehydrogenase, whose product MTARRLRFTEPRTIEVESVPEPVPESDEVRVRTTVSAISSGTERLVYRGEAPTDLPADPALESLDGDLSFPLSYGYAAVGEVDAVGEDVDPDWLGRRAFAFEPHASAFTASPGDLQPIPDGVTDAQAALFPTVETAVNFLMDGNPRIGERVGVFGQGMIGLATAALLSDASLSELVTVDACPARRERSERIGADRSLSPGADAVARLREGDPPGRDLTYELSGAPDALDDAIAATGYDGRVVVGSWYGTKPAEVDLGRTFHRDRIAIESSQVSTIEPALRGRWSLERRRAVAWDRLAGLDLDPILTHRIPFAEAADAYELLEERPEEAVGVLLTY is encoded by the coding sequence ATGACCGCGCGCCGACTGCGGTTCACCGAACCACGGACGATCGAGGTTGAGTCGGTCCCGGAGCCGGTTCCGGAGAGCGACGAGGTCCGCGTGCGGACGACCGTCTCGGCGATCAGCTCCGGCACGGAGCGGCTCGTCTACCGCGGGGAGGCACCGACGGACCTCCCGGCGGACCCGGCGCTGGAGTCGCTCGACGGCGACCTCTCGTTCCCGCTGTCGTACGGCTACGCCGCGGTCGGCGAGGTCGACGCGGTCGGCGAGGACGTCGATCCCGACTGGCTCGGCCGGCGAGCGTTCGCGTTCGAGCCGCACGCGAGCGCGTTCACGGCGTCGCCGGGAGACCTCCAACCGATCCCCGACGGGGTCACCGACGCGCAGGCCGCGCTGTTCCCGACCGTGGAGACCGCGGTCAACTTCCTCATGGACGGGAACCCCCGGATCGGCGAGCGCGTCGGCGTCTTCGGCCAGGGGATGATCGGCCTCGCGACGGCGGCGCTTCTGTCCGACGCGTCGCTCTCGGAGCTCGTCACCGTCGACGCCTGTCCCGCCCGCCGGGAGCGCTCCGAGCGGATCGGCGCGGACCGGAGCCTCTCCCCCGGAGCGGACGCGGTCGCGCGCCTCCGCGAGGGCGATCCGCCGGGACGGGACCTGACCTACGAGCTGAGCGGCGCGCCCGACGCCCTCGACGACGCGATCGCGGCCACCGGGTACGACGGGCGGGTCGTCGTCGGCTCGTGGTACGGGACGAAACCCGCCGAAGTCGACCTGGGGCGGACCTTTCACCGCGACCGGATCGCGATCGAGAGCAGCCAGGTGTCGACGATCGAGCCGGCGCTCCGGGGCCGCTGGTCGCTCGAGCGCCGCCGGGCGGTCGCCTGGGACCGGCTCGCGGGGCTCGATCTCGACCCGATACTCACCCACCGGATCCCGTTCGCGGAGGCCGCCGACGCGTACGAACTCCTCGAGGAGCGACCCGAGGAGGCCGTCGGCGTGCTGTTGACGTACTGA
- a CDS encoding ABC transporter substrate-binding protein, producing MVELIAESLQQTGYFETEVETYEWNAYLDRVINPAYQENGYLPAIGLSGTFNPHSFCNVIHNSANVGACCNLTGISDPELDELLASARYGIDVVEDPQLRAETYDEIWRTLAEERYTSFTHFGVETAVTSAAVHGFGVWPFQEGLFGYALFSPQDGQVAWIDRENPAGESDLADLVTGGTLTGAVSTNPSSFDPPHSSDTTSTMLQNLLFEGLVVNDAEGNVHPWLAERYELLDVRDVGRAAYEEYMRTVGTTAEGAVDADEQVIVRHPEDDPAADDEVRVLLPEDAREAAADGTYGMRFRYELHEGVAFHDGSELTAEDVVASYEYYENSATAPQTFDSVLAAVAVDDYVVDVYAQVPDAEAERELPGIFVLSADQIAAVEKGGIDPREGVTPIGTGPYEFGEFVDEEYLEVSRFDDYWVGSRGIAEAFAWFDGLDAFPDGPAIDAVEVEVVPDDATRTGALRNGEVDLTYDVASGTLEDFDDADDFLVHAVEAGGYDYLQYPVNVEPWDDPRLREAVNHLVPRQRIVDNVLNGWAEPAWTPIPQIARGSGTADYEALEDAVRPLNEYDVERAEELLDEMAAEYGESS from the coding sequence ATGGTCGAGCTCATCGCGGAGTCCCTCCAGCAGACCGGGTACTTCGAGACGGAGGTGGAGACCTACGAGTGGAACGCCTACCTCGACCGGGTGATCAATCCGGCGTACCAGGAGAACGGCTACCTCCCCGCCATCGGCCTCTCCGGGACGTTCAACCCCCACAGCTTCTGTAACGTGATCCACAACTCGGCGAACGTCGGCGCGTGCTGTAACCTGACGGGCATCTCGGACCCCGAGCTGGACGAGCTGCTCGCCTCCGCCCGGTACGGGATCGATGTCGTCGAGGACCCGCAGCTCCGCGCGGAGACGTACGACGAGATCTGGCGGACCCTCGCCGAGGAGCGGTACACCTCCTTCACCCACTTCGGCGTGGAGACCGCCGTGACCAGCGCGGCCGTCCACGGGTTCGGGGTGTGGCCGTTCCAGGAGGGGCTCTTCGGCTACGCCCTGTTCTCCCCACAGGACGGGCAGGTCGCCTGGATCGACCGGGAGAATCCGGCCGGCGAGTCCGACCTCGCGGACCTCGTGACGGGCGGGACGCTGACGGGGGCGGTCTCGACGAACCCGAGCTCGTTCGACCCGCCCCACAGCAGCGACACCACGTCGACGATGCTCCAGAACCTCCTCTTCGAGGGGCTCGTCGTCAACGACGCGGAGGGAAACGTCCACCCGTGGCTCGCCGAGCGCTACGAGCTTCTCGACGTTCGAGACGTCGGTCGTGCCGCCTACGAGGAGTACATGCGCACCGTGGGGACCACGGCGGAGGGCGCGGTCGACGCCGACGAGCAGGTGATCGTCCGACACCCCGAGGACGATCCCGCGGCCGACGACGAGGTCCGCGTCCTGCTGCCCGAGGACGCGCGCGAGGCGGCCGCGGACGGGACGTACGGGATGCGGTTCCGCTACGAGCTCCACGAGGGCGTCGCGTTCCACGACGGGAGCGAGCTGACCGCCGAGGACGTCGTCGCGAGCTACGAGTACTACGAGAACTCGGCGACCGCCCCGCAGACGTTCGACTCCGTTCTCGCCGCCGTCGCGGTCGACGACTACGTCGTCGACGTGTACGCGCAGGTCCCCGACGCGGAGGCGGAACGCGAGCTGCCGGGGATATTCGTCCTCAGCGCGGACCAGATCGCCGCCGTCGAGAAGGGCGGTATCGACCCGCGCGAGGGGGTCACGCCGATCGGAACCGGGCCGTACGAGTTCGGCGAGTTCGTCGACGAGGAGTACCTCGAGGTCTCGCGGTTCGACGACTACTGGGTCGGATCGCGGGGGATCGCGGAGGCGTTCGCGTGGTTCGACGGCCTGGACGCCTTCCCGGACGGCCCCGCGATCGACGCCGTCGAGGTGGAGGTCGTCCCCGACGACGCGACGCGGACGGGCGCGCTCCGGAACGGCGAGGTCGACCTGACCTACGACGTCGCGAGCGGGACGCTCGAGGACTTCGACGACGCCGACGACTTCCTCGTACACGCCGTCGAGGCGGGCGGATACGACTACCTCCAGTATCCGGTGAACGTCGAGCCGTGGGACGACCCCCGGCTCCGGGAGGCCGTCAACCACCTCGTTCCCCGTCAGCGGATCGTCGACAACGTGTTGAACGGGTGGGCCGAGCCCGCCTGGACGCCCATCCCGCAGATCGCCCGCGGATCGGGGACGGCCGACTACGAGGCGCTCGAGGACGCCGTCAGGCCGCTGAACGAGTACGACGTCGAGCGGGCGGAGGAGCTGCTCGACGAGATGGCCGCCGAGTACGGCGAGTCGTCGTGA
- a CDS encoding ABC transporter permease yields the protein MSLRRFVLRRALAVVPVLFGVSAVTFGLFHLTPGDPVSQVVALNPDVSAAEEARLRERWGLSGPVWRQYLEWLSNVLVGDFGREIRTGRAVSGIVWRRLPETIALGIFGWLFAVAIAIPTGIYAAVNKGKLGDVASRVLALSGVSIPNFWLGLLLILVFSLYLGLFPVLPPSRLPLYHPETLRYLLLPGVTVGTAAAASLMRVMRTSMAEELNAEYVTAARARGLPERTVVFKHVLRNSLVSVVTLAATLTAGIVAGSVVVESVFNWPGLGSEFVQAIDRREVNVVMAITLVTAVAVVVANFLADVLYAVLDPRIRYD from the coding sequence ATGAGTCTCAGACGGTTCGTCCTCCGGCGCGCCCTCGCCGTGGTCCCGGTGCTGTTCGGCGTGTCGGCGGTCACCTTCGGGCTGTTCCACCTGACGCCCGGCGACCCGGTCTCGCAGGTGGTCGCGTTGAACCCGGACGTGAGCGCGGCCGAGGAGGCGCGCCTCCGCGAGCGGTGGGGGCTCTCGGGGCCGGTGTGGCGGCAGTATCTCGAGTGGCTCTCGAACGTGCTGGTCGGCGACTTCGGCCGGGAGATCCGGACGGGGCGGGCGGTCTCGGGGATCGTGTGGCGTCGGCTTCCCGAGACGATCGCCTTGGGGATCTTCGGCTGGCTCTTCGCGGTCGCGATCGCGATCCCGACGGGGATCTACGCGGCGGTGAACAAGGGGAAACTCGGCGACGTCGCGAGCCGCGTGCTGGCGCTGTCGGGGGTCTCGATCCCGAACTTCTGGCTCGGCCTGCTGTTGATCCTCGTCTTCTCGCTGTACCTCGGGCTGTTCCCGGTGTTACCCCCCTCGCGGCTGCCGCTGTATCACCCGGAGACGCTCCGGTACCTCCTGTTGCCGGGGGTGACGGTCGGGACCGCGGCGGCCGCGAGCCTCATGCGCGTGATGCGGACGTCGATGGCCGAGGAGCTGAACGCGGAGTACGTCACCGCGGCGCGCGCGAGGGGCCTGCCCGAGCGCACGGTCGTGTTCAAACACGTCCTGCGGAACTCGCTCGTCTCGGTGGTCACGCTCGCGGCCACGCTGACGGCCGGCATCGTCGCCGGCTCGGTCGTCGTCGAGAGCGTGTTCAACTGGCCCGGACTCGGTTCCGAGTTCGTTCAAGCGATCGATCGGCGGGAGGTCAACGTCGTGATGGCGATCACGCTCGTGACCGCCGTCGCCGTCGTGGTCGCGAACTTCCTCGCGGACGTCCTGTACGCCGTGCTCGACCCGAGGATCAGGTATGACTGA